A window of Bernardetia sp. genomic DNA:
AGGCTTTAGTAAATAAAGATGAGCGTTTTGTAGGAATTTTCTTTGTGGGAGTGAAAACAACTTCTATTTTTTGTATTGCAAATTGTAGAGCAAGAAAACCAAAATTAGAAAATGTAGTATTTTACAGTACGTTTAAAGAAGCCTTGAATGAAGGTTTTCGTCCTTGTAAAATTTGTAAGCCTACACAAAATGCCAATCAAGCTCCTAAAGAAATTGAAAAAGCGATTGAACTTGTAAAAGTAAATCCGAAAGAAAAAATATCAGATTATTGTCTTAAAGAAAATGGAATTAGTGCAAAAGTAGTGCGTCAATGGTTTAAAAAGCATTATGGAATGACCTTTCACGCCTATCAACGACTTTACAGAATAAATACAGCCTTTCAAGAACTCAAACAAGGAAAGCCAACCACTCAAACAGCCTTTGAAATGGGCTACGAATCACTTAGTGGATTTGGTTATACATTCAAAAAAACAATGGGAAAATCACCTATGAGCAGCAAAGAAAAAGCTACTATCTTGATGAGCAGACTTACCACTCCTTTAGGAGCTATGTTTGTTTGTGCTACTGAAAAAGGAATTTGCTTATTAGAGTTTTCAGACAGAAAAATGCTAGAAACAGAATTTGCAGACCTTCAAAAAAGACAAAATGCAGTTATCTTGACTGGAGAAAACCGACATATTACTCAAGCTAAAAAAGAACTGGAAGAATATTTTGAAGGAAAACGCACTAACTTTGAAGTAGCTTTAGACCCTGTGGGAACAGATTTTCAAAAATCAGTTTGGGAAGGCTTACATCAGATTGAATACGGAAAAACTCGTTCTTATCAAGAACAGTCAGAACATTTGGGAAACCCAAAAGCAATTCGTGCCATTGCTTCTGCCAACGGAATGAACAAAATATCCATTATAATTCCTTGTCATCGTGTGATTGGAAAAGATGGAAAGCTAACAGGCTATG
This region includes:
- a CDS encoding bifunctional transcriptional activator/DNA repair enzyme AdaA, translating into MKITDSNQIATYYKALVNKDERFVGIFFVGVKTTSIFCIANCRARKPKLENVVFYSTFKEALNEGFRPCKICKPTQNANQAPKEIEKAIELVKVNPKEKISDYCLKENGISAKVVRQWFKKHYGMTFHAYQRLYRINTAFQELKQGKPTTQTAFEMGYESLSGFGYTFKKTMGKSPMSSKEKATILMSRLTTPLGAMFVCATEKGICLLEFSDRKMLETEFADLQKRQNAVILTGENRHITQAKKELEEYFEGKRTNFEVALDPVGTDFQKSVWEGLHQIEYGKTRSYQEQSEHLGNPKAIRAIASANGMNKISIIIPCHRVIGKDGKLTGYGGGLERKKWLLLHENKYNPNKENQKEPSLF